The Amaranthus tricolor cultivar Red isolate AtriRed21 chromosome 6, ASM2621246v1, whole genome shotgun sequence genome has a segment encoding these proteins:
- the LOC130815996 gene encoding uncharacterized protein LOC130815996 isoform X2, with protein sequence MGKRKRSGTSFYPSPSDSRPCSSGRDLTPGESSSSAPDNRNIFKSNPSVKETMDTRGKQPISQLSLGQHQHNLSRSVFWKRSRHHYGNQYSRRNSPNYHKPSTSYAKITPFPDERSCFTLGSKYNSDVGHRPDFAEFRESAFWRPERIRSSTSVIHAISPYAVRMTCGVCQKLLKRKPHNFGSTLASEELSIAAVLVCGHIFHADCLEQRTQVEDKRDPPCPICSGFDPQIELIDLERDS encoded by the exons aTGGGAAAGAGAAAACGATCAGGGACTTCTTTCTATCCTTCTCCTTCAG ATTCTAGGCCATGTTCCTCAGGAAGGGATCTGACACCTGGCGAG TCCAGCTCTTCTGCTCCAGACAACCGTAATATATTCAAGTCTAATCCTTCTGTTAAGGAAACTATGGATACTCGTGGTAAGCAACCAATTTCTCAACTTTCACTTGGTCAACATCAACACAATCTGAGTCGCTCAGTGTTCTGGAAACGCTCCCGTCACCACTATGGAAATCAGTATTCTCGGCGAAATTCACCCAACTACCATAAGCCCTCTACTTCTTATGCCAAGATTACTCCTTTCCCTGATGAGCGGTCATGTTTTACGTTGGGTAGTAAATACAACTCTGATGTTGGACATCGTCCAG ATTTTGCGGAGTTTAGAGAAAGTGCCTTTTGGCGTCCAGAAAGAATCAGGTCCAGCACCTCGGTTATTCATGCGATTTCTCCTTACGCAGTGAGGATGACGTGCGGAGTATGTCAGAAATTATTAAAGCGTAAACCTCATAATTTCGGTAGCACTCTTGCCTCGGAAGAGCTTTCAATTGCTGCAGTTTTGGTTTGTGGGCATATATTTCATGCTGATTGCTTAGAACAAAGAACACAGGTCGAGGATAAAAGAGACCCTCCTTGTCCGATATGCTCAGGATTTGACCCGCAGATTGAATTAATTGACCTTGAGCGAGATTCATAG
- the LOC130815996 gene encoding uncharacterized protein LOC130815996 isoform X1 — MFFALRLDLDRNTNNFYFSVLVFSTLIEIHYIVLLNNFGDFLKVCRILMVYLFYSILYYNISDSRPCSSGRDLTPGESSSSAPDNRNIFKSNPSVKETMDTRGKQPISQLSLGQHQHNLSRSVFWKRSRHHYGNQYSRRNSPNYHKPSTSYAKITPFPDERSCFTLGSKYNSDVGHRPDFAEFRESAFWRPERIRSSTSVIHAISPYAVRMTCGVCQKLLKRKPHNFGSTLASEELSIAAVLVCGHIFHADCLEQRTQVEDKRDPPCPICSGFDPQIELIDLERDS, encoded by the exons ATGTTCTTTGCTTTGCGGTTGGATCTGGATAGAAACACCAACAATTTCTATTTTTCTGTTTTAGTTTTCTCTACACTAATAGAGATACATTATATTGTTCTGTTGAATAATTTTGGAGATTTTTTGAAGGTATGCAGAATTCTAATggtttatcttttttattcaattttgtaCTATAATATTTCAGATTCTAGGCCATGTTCCTCAGGAAGGGATCTGACACCTGGCGAG TCCAGCTCTTCTGCTCCAGACAACCGTAATATATTCAAGTCTAATCCTTCTGTTAAGGAAACTATGGATACTCGTGGTAAGCAACCAATTTCTCAACTTTCACTTGGTCAACATCAACACAATCTGAGTCGCTCAGTGTTCTGGAAACGCTCCCGTCACCACTATGGAAATCAGTATTCTCGGCGAAATTCACCCAACTACCATAAGCCCTCTACTTCTTATGCCAAGATTACTCCTTTCCCTGATGAGCGGTCATGTTTTACGTTGGGTAGTAAATACAACTCTGATGTTGGACATCGTCCAG ATTTTGCGGAGTTTAGAGAAAGTGCCTTTTGGCGTCCAGAAAGAATCAGGTCCAGCACCTCGGTTATTCATGCGATTTCTCCTTACGCAGTGAGGATGACGTGCGGAGTATGTCAGAAATTATTAAAGCGTAAACCTCATAATTTCGGTAGCACTCTTGCCTCGGAAGAGCTTTCAATTGCTGCAGTTTTGGTTTGTGGGCATATATTTCATGCTGATTGCTTAGAACAAAGAACACAGGTCGAGGATAAAAGAGACCCTCCTTGTCCGATATGCTCAGGATTTGACCCGCAGATTGAATTAATTGACCTTGAGCGAGATTCATAG
- the LOC130815525 gene encoding protein DMR6-LIKE OXYGENASE 2-like, with translation MASFQWANDIKPLSFTPKFIVPDENKPNLTNKTDLGVIPIINLNEKTEIIVKQITKACEEFGFFQVINHGIPKELCEKVLEVITKFFEQSYEEKADLVSQQHMEDGKIFKYYIKDQETQEKISMWGEAFYHTWHPLDFSTFIHKLPLNPPHYRDTIAEYAKEIGVLMTQMFSLLSQGLGLDKDYLDKSLRRSYTAQANYYPPCPHPELTLGLRDHTDFNILTFLLQDEDVTGLQVFKDGNWMDVHPVPNSIVINVGDQLQVLSNDRFKSVLHRAVTNEHKKRVSFAMFVGPDHKDFVEPIPDLVREGHPAKYREYRFEVFIQEFRNQEGKYRMVKEVFRIGD, from the exons ATGGCTTCTTTCCAATGGGCAAATGACATAAAACCTCTTTCATTTACACCAAAATTTATAGTCCCAGACGAAAATAAACCAAATCTCACAAACAAAACTGATTTGGGTGTGATTCCAATTAtaaatttgaatgaaaaaacaGAAATAATTGTTAAACAAATTACAAAAGCTTGTGAAGAATTTGGGTTTTTTCAAGTGATAAACCATGGAATTCCAAAGGAATTATGTGAGAAAGTATTGGAAGTTATTACAAAGTTTTTTGAACAATCTTATGAAGAAAAGGCTGATTTGGTTTCACAACAACATATGGAAGATGGGAAAATATTCAAGTATTACATTAAAGATCAAGAAACTCAAGAAAAGATTTCTATGTGGGGTGAAGCTTTCTATCATACATGGCATCCTCTTGATTTTTCTACTTTCATCCATAAGTTGCCTCTCAATCCTCCTCATTATAG GGACACTATTGCTGAGTATGCTAAAGAAATAGGAGTGCTAATGACCCAAATGTTTAGCTTACTATCCCAAGGACTTGGTTTAGACAAAGACTATCTTGACAAAAGTTTAAGGCGTTCATACACAGCACAAGCAAACTACTACCCACCATGTCCGCACCCTGAACTAACATTAGGATTACGCGATCATACTGATTTTAACATCCTTACATTTCTCCTTCAAGACGAAGACGTAACAGGCCTCCAAGTATTCAAAGATGGAAATTGGATGGATGTTCATCCTGTTCCCAATTCAATAGTTATCAATGTGGGTGATCAATTGCAAGTACTTAGCAATGACAGGTTTAAAAGTGTGTTGCATAGGGCTGTCACTAATGAGCATAAGAAAAGAGTTTCTTTTGCTATGTTTGTGGGCCCTGATCACAAGGATTTTGTTGAACCTATTCCCGATTTGGTTCGTGAAGGTCACCCTGCTAAATATAGAGAGTATCGTTTTGAGGTATTCATTCAAGAATTTCGTAATCAAGAAGGGAAATATAGGATGGTTAaagaagtgtttagaattggtGATTGA